The bacterium BMS3Abin02 DNA segment ACGGTGTAGACGATGCCCGCGCTGCGGGCCTCCCCGGCCGGGGTCACCCAGGCGAGGACTCCGAAGATGTGACGAGCGATGTCTCGCCAGACCTGCTCGGTTGTGGGATGTGCCGATCGCATGACCGTCCCCAGTGTTGCGCGCGGCCACTTGGCGCGACCAGGGCCGTTCGGCCCTTTCCGGTGAACCGGCGTTGCGGTGCTACCTTGAGGTGGCCATGGGACACGGTTCTTTTCGGTTGTTGCTGCTCGCACGAGGGTTGTTCACGAATCGTGACCACCCGGACCTGTGGTCATTGGCAGCCGAGGACGATCCGGAGCGGTTCGTCTGGCGTGTTCTGCCCCATGCAGCGAGGACTTTCGCGGCGAGCATCGTCATCCTGCCGCACGAGAAGGCCAGGGCGTCGGCTGTTGCGTACCTCTACAGTCGCATCCTCGACACATACGAAGACCTGTATCCCGACGCCGAGCAGCGTGGCAAGCGCCTCGACGACTTCGCCCGCAGGTTCGAGTCGGGTCGGCTCACCCGGCCGGCATCGATTCCGGACACGCTGGCTCGCGACGATCGGGATCGGCTCCATCTTCTCCTCGTCGATCGATGCGACCTCGTCGATGTCGTATATCGCAGCCTCGCCGTCGATGTACAGCAGTCGATTGCCGATCTCGTCCGATCGATGGCGGACGGGATGGTGTGGTCGACGGACCGCTTTGCATGCCAGGGCGGTGTCCTGAACAACGGTGAACAGGTGACCCACTACTGCCGGAACGTGATCGGTAACCCTGTCCTGTTTGCCTTGGGGTTGATCAGCGGCAAGGTACCGACACCGGCCGCGGAACGGGATGCGTTTGCGGTGGGGGAGATGATCCAACTGGCCAATATCACCAGGGACGTTGAGAAGGACCTCGCGAGAGGGATCGGTTATCACCCTGCGCTCAAACCGTATCTGGGCAATGTGGGC contains these protein-coding regions:
- a CDS encoding squalene/phytoene synthase, with product MGHGSFRLLLLARGLFTNRDHPDLWSLAAEDDPERFVWRVLPHAARTFAASIVILPHEKARASAVAYLYSRILDTYEDLYPDAEQRGKRLDDFARRFESGRLTRPASIPDTLARDDRDRLHLLLVDRCDLVDVVYRSLAVDVQQSIADLVRSMADGMVWSTDRFACQGGVLNNGEQVTHYCRNVIGNPVLFALGLISGKVPTPAAERDAFAVGEMIQLANITRDVEKDLARGIGYHPALKPYLGNVGDATKIRETIQRVRDELVARAMSLVPAYRRLLAGFEQAVAVRTAAVLMLGFTELHYRGCVARSGREPWPGPSGSFQVVLRAIPSLLSVRWARHTIERIETEFLRAAALLQSRPV